In Solwaraspora sp. WMMD406, the genomic window TCCGCAACCAAGGGGTGCTCATGCGTGGCGTCAACGCCGACGCGTCGGCCCTGCTCGACCTCTGCTTCGCGCTCCAAGGCGAAGCCGGCATCCTGCCGTACTACTTCTACCTCTGCGACATGATCCCCAACGCCGAACACTGGCGGGTCCCGGTCTGGACGGCCCAGCGGCTGCAACACGACATGATGGGCTACCTGCCCGGCTACGCCACCCCGCGGATCGTCTGCGATGTGCCGTTCGTCGGCAAACGCTGGGTGCACATGCTCACCGAGTACGACCGGGAACACGGCATCTCGTACTGGACCAAGAACTACCGGACCTCGATCGAAACCGCCGACGACGGCGTACTCGACCGGCGTTACGCCTACTACGACCCGATCGACACGCTACCGGCGGCGGGTCAGGACTGGTGGAGCCGACAGCACCGCGCCGCCCGCGCCTGACGCCCCTGCCGGCAGCGACCTGACGCACCGCGCGCGGGCGGCACAACGGACTGCGGCCCAGACACCGCATCGGTGTCTGGGCCGCAGTCCGTTGTCGTACGCCACCGCGTCGACGGCAGCGGTCAGCCGTTCAGAGCGTCCTTCGCGTTGCGGCCGGCATCCTTGACGTGCTCGCCAGCCTGCTTGGTACGCGCCTTGCCCGCCTCGGCGGCACCTTCGGCGCGCATCTGCTCGTTGTCGGTGGCGGCGCCGTACCGCTCCTTGGCCTGGCCCTTGAGCTCCTCGGCCTTGTTCGTCGTCGGAGCGGATGGGGGTGCGGGCGGTGTCGGCGCTGGCGTGGGCGGCGGTGTGCAGCCGGGACGGGCGGCGGGCGCGGGCCCGGATCGGCCGCTACGCGGTGGCGGCGGCGACGATGCCGGAGGCGGCGCGGCGACCGGTGTTCGAGGCGGCGTTGCCGGCGTCGGCGTGGCCGGATCGTCCGTTGTGGGTGACGGCGGTGGACGCGGTGACCGGCGAGTTCGTGGTGTTCGACGGTGGTCCGGTGGATGGCGGCCCGGTGGACCTGGTGGACGCGGTGGGGGCGAGTTGCGCGGTGCCCGGTGTGTGGCCGCCGGTGACGATCGGTGGTCGGCGGTTCATGGACGGCGGGATGCGGTCGGCGGCGAACGCGGATCTGGCGGCCGGGTTCTCGTCGGTGGTGGTGCTGGCGCCGATCACGTGGGGCCTGGGGTGGTTGCCGCCGGTGTCGCGGCAGGTGGCGGGGTTGTGCTCGGGTGCGGTGGCGGTGGTGACGCCGGATCGGTCAGCGCGGCGGGTGATCGGGCGTCGGTTGCTGGATCCGGCGCGGCGGCCGGGTGCGGCGCGGGCCGGTCGTCGGCAGGGTCTGGCGGTGGCCGACGTGGTGCGGCGGGTGTGGAAGGCTGCGGGCCGGTCGTCGGGCTGATCGGTCGGGGGTCGCTTCGAGGGTGTCGGCGGCGGCTGGTAGTAAGGCAGGAATCAAACAGGTGTACGGAAGAGGTCGAGGGTGCTGATGGCTGCTGCCGCGCGTACCGGTGCTGGTGGGTTGACGGGTGAGGAGTTGGAGGTGATCCGGGAGTCGGTGGCTGCTGGTCGTCGGCCGAAGGTGATGTTCACCGAGGCGGCGGGGCAGATCGCCGGGCAGACGGGTCAGGTGGTGGGGTTGCTCGATCCGGCGGTGTCGGATGAGTGGGTGGTGGTGCGGTTCGGCCGTGACGAGTTGCCCTTCTCCCCCGCTGATCTGATGGTGGCGCCGCGTGGTGCGGGGCGTCGGGCGGAGCCGGTGCGGGAGGGGTCGCCGAAGGAGGATTCTCCGCCGGTGGTGGAGCCGGAGTTCAAGTTGGGTGAGCCGCCGCTGGTGGCGTCGTCGCCGGCGCGGCGTGAGTCGAGTGGTCAGCAGCGGGTTCGCGGGGAACAGGAGTCGGTGGTGGACGTGGACGCAGTGGACAAGCCGGCGCGGCGGGCGTCGAAGGCGGCGCGGCCGAAGGCGCCGGCGGGGTTGACGGTGACGTTGGCGTACGCCGAGGGCGAGTGGACGGTGGCGGCGACGCAGGGCAGCAAGGCGTTGGCGAAGCCGTACGTGATTCGGCCGGCGGAGGCGTTGCGGATGGTGGCGTTGGTGGATGTGCCGGGGGTGCAGGAGGCGGTGGAGCAGATCCTGTCGGCGGAGCGGGCGGAGGCGGAGCAGCAGGCGGAGAAGCTGCGTTCGGAGTTGGCGGAGATCGAGGCGCGGTTGGCGGAGTTGCGTGACGTGGGGTGAGCGGTGGTGGTCGGGTCGGTTCGGCCCGGCTGGTGGGTCGGTGTGACGTCGGATGCCCCGGGTGGTTGCCCGGGGCATCCGACGTGTGCGGGTGTGGTGGCGCTGGTCGGTGGGGTGGTCTCGCCGGTCAGTGGGTGGGGAGGTCGGTGACGCTGACGCGGCGGCGGAAGACCCAGTAGGTCCAGCCCTGGTAGAGCAGGACGACGGGGGTGAGCAGGGCGGCGACCCAGGTCATGATCGTGAGGGTGTAGGTGGTGGAGGCCGCGTTGGTGGTGGTGAGGGTGCCGGCGGGGTCGCTGGTGGAGGGTAGGACGGTCGGGAACAGGGCGGTGAACAGGGCGGCGACGGCGAGGCCGATGGCGGTGGCGGTGCCGGTGAAGGCCCAGCCTTCGCGGCGTACCCGGTTGGCGGCCAGGGCGGCGACGAGGGCGAGTGCGGCGGCGACGGCGAGGCCGACGGCGGTGGGGTTGGCGCGGATGGTGAGGGTCCAGGTGAGGAACGCGACGGCGAGGGCGGCGGCGCCGATGCCGGTCCAGCCGGCGACGGTGTTGGCGCGGCCGCGGATGTCGCCGGTGGTTTTGAGGGCGAGGAACACGGCGCCGTGGGTGACGAACAGGGCGGTGGTGGTGGTGCCGCCGAGCAGGGCGTACGGGTTGAGCAGGGTGAGCAGGGTGCCGGTGTATTCGTGGTCGGCGTCGAGGGGTACGCCGCGCACGATGTTGGCGAAGGCGACGCCCCAGAGGATGGCGGGCAGCAGTGAGCCGATGAAGATGGCGTTGTCCCAGCGGTTGCGCCAGTGGGGTTCGTCTCGTTTGTCGCGGTATTCGAAGGCGACGCCGCGCAGGATGAGGGCGACGAGGATGAGCAGCAGGGGCAGGTAGAAGCCGGAGAAGAGGGTGGCGTACCACTCGGGGAAGGCGGCGAACATGGCGCCGCCGGCGGTGAGGAGCCAGACTTCGTTGCCGTCCCAGACGGGGCCGATGGTGGCGATGGCGGCGCGGCGTTCGGGTTCGGTGCGGCCGATGAGGCGGGCGAGGACGCCGACGCCGAAGTCGAAGCCTTCGAGGATGAAGTAGCCGGTGAACAGGACGGCGATGAGCCCGAACCAGACGGTGGTGAGTTCCACGAGGGGTCTCCGGTGGGTCAGTGGGTGGCGGCGAGGGGCCGGGCTGAGTTGGCGTCGGTGTCGTCGCGGTCGTCTGGTGGGGGCTGGGGTGTGGTGTCGGGGAGGCCGGCTTTGGCGTAGCGGATGAGGAGTTTGACTTCGATGGCGGCGAGGGTGGCGTAGATGAGGGTGAAGGCGGTGAAGCTGGTGAGGACTTCGGTGAGGGAGACGCTGCGGCTGACGCCGTCGCGGGTGAGCATTTCACCGAAGACGATCCAGGGTTGGCGGCCCATTTCGGTGAAGATCCAGCCGAAGCTGTTGGCCAGCAGTGGCAGGACGGGCAGGATGAGGCCGGCGCGCAGCAGCCAGCGGCCGGTGGGGGTGCGGCCGCGGCGGGTGGTCCACAGGGCCCAGAGGGCGATGGCGGCGGCGGCGAGGCCGAATCCGATCATGAAGCGGAAGCTCCAGTAGGTGACGGGGATGATCGGGGTGTAGCTGCCGGGTCCGTACTGGGCGGCGTATTGGGCTTGGAGGTCGGTGATGCCGTGGACTTCGCCGGTGGGGTCGCCGGTGGCCAGCCAGGAGAGCAGGTACGGGATTTTGAAGGCCCAGATTTCGCGGCTGCCGTCGAGGGTGCCGACGGTGACGACGGAGAACGAGGCGGGGCTTTCGGTGGTGTAGAGGGCTTCGGCGGCGGCCATTTTCATGGGTTGGACCTGGGTCATGATTTTGCCTTGGATGTCGCCGGTGCCGATGACGGCGGCGGTGGCGACGATGGTGGTCCAGGCGCCGAGTTTGGTGGCGGTGCGGAAGGCCGCGGTGTCGGGGCCGTCGGGGTGGCGGATGAGGTGCCAGAGCGCGACGGCGAGGATGAGGGCGCCGGCGACCATGAAGCAGCCGGCGAGGGTGTGGGGGAAGGTGATGAGGGTGACTTTGTTGGTGAGGACGGCGATGAAGTCGGTGAGTTCGGCGCGGCCGGTGTCGGGGTTGATGCGGTAGCCGACGGGGTTCTGCATCCAGGAGTTGGCGGCGAGGATGAACCAGGCGCTGATGATGCTGCCGAACGAGGCGAGCCAGATGGTGGCGAGGTGGAGTGCTTTGGGGAGTCTCCCCCAGCCGAATATCCAGAGTCCGAGGAAGGTGGATTCGAGGAAGAAGGCGAGGAGGGCTTCGATGGCGAGGGGTACGCCGAAGATGTCGCCGACGAAGCGGGAGTAGTCGCTCCAGTTCATGCCGAATTGGAATTCCTGCACGATGCCGGTGACGATGCCCATGGCGAAGTTGATGAGGAATAGTTTTCCGTAGAATTTGGTGAGTTTG contains:
- a CDS encoding patatin-like phospholipase family protein; the protein is MSALAWAAVCSRDGRRARARIGRYAVAAATMPEAARRPVFEAALPASAWPDRPLWVTAVDAVTGEFVVFDGGPVDGGPVDLVDAVGASCAVPGVWPPVTIGGRRFMDGGMRSAANADLAAGFSSVVVLAPITWGLGWLPPVSRQVAGLCSGAVAVVTPDRSARRVIGRRLLDPARRPGAARAGRRQGLAVADVVRRVWKAAGRSSG
- the cydB gene encoding cytochrome d ubiquinol oxidase subunit II, which codes for MELTTVWFGLIAVLFTGYFILEGFDFGVGVLARLIGRTEPERRAAIATIGPVWDGNEVWLLTAGGAMFAAFPEWYATLFSGFYLPLLLILVALILRGVAFEYRDKRDEPHWRNRWDNAIFIGSLLPAILWGVAFANIVRGVPLDADHEYTGTLLTLLNPYALLGGTTTTALFVTHGAVFLALKTTGDIRGRANTVAGWTGIGAAALAVAFLTWTLTIRANPTAVGLAVAAALALVAALAANRVRREGWAFTGTATAIGLAVAALFTALFPTVLPSTSDPAGTLTTTNAASTTYTLTIMTWVAALLTPVVLLYQGWTYWVFRRRVSVTDLPTH
- a CDS encoding cytochrome ubiquinol oxidase subunit I, which translates into the protein MDALDIARWQFGVTTVYHFLFVPLTIGLSLLVAILQTAWHRTGDDRYLKLTKFYGKLFLINFAMGIVTGIVQEFQFGMNWSDYSRFVGDIFGVPLAIEALLAFFLESTFLGLWIFGWGRLPKALHLATIWLASFGSIISAWFILAANSWMQNPVGYRINPDTGRAELTDFIAVLTNKVTLITFPHTLAGCFMVAGALILAVALWHLIRHPDGPDTAAFRTATKLGAWTTIVATAAVIGTGDIQGKIMTQVQPMKMAAAEALYTTESPASFSVVTVGTLDGSREIWAFKIPYLLSWLATGDPTGEVHGITDLQAQYAAQYGPGSYTPIIPVTYWSFRFMIGFGLAAAAIALWALWTTRRGRTPTGRWLLRAGLILPVLPLLANSFGWIFTEMGRQPWIVFGEMLTRDGVSRSVSLTEVLTSFTAFTLIYATLAAIEVKLLIRYAKAGLPDTTPQPPPDDRDDTDANSARPLAATH